The DNA window tagctttgtatgtggcgacttgtcttacctgccagaaagtgaaagatgagaggcatcgaccttatggtacccttcagccactcccagtaccagaatggaagtgggaaaggattacaatggacttcgtcaccggactaccaagtacacctaagggaatggatgcgatatgggtgattgtggatcggcttaccaagactgctcatttcattcctatcaagaccaagttctccatgaccaaactagcacaactttacatggacaacatagtgcgcttacatggagtgccagtgagcattgtttcagatagggacccaaggttcacttccagattttggaaaagcttacagcgtgccttgggatcacagctgaatttgagtacagcttttcacccacagacggatggtcagtcggagcgaaccatacagatattagaagacatgctcagggcatgtgcaatggagatgagtggcagttgggaagaatatatacctcttatggagtttgcatataacaacagttaccaagccacaattgggatggctccatatgaggcgttatatggcagaaagtgcagaactcctttgtattgggatgaggtaggtgaacgtcgaatgttaggacctgagatgatacaaatgacttgtgacaaagtcgacgttattagagaacggattaaagcagctcagtcccgtcaaaagagctatgcggacacccgcaggaaggagattgaatttcagccaggagaaaaggtatttctcaagatctctcctactaaaggtttgcaaaggtttcacagaaaggggaagttgagcccaagatacatgggaccatttgagatcttatcccgggttggctcagtagcctacatgcttgctctgccaccttcgcttggggatgttcacaatgtattccatgtatccatgctgaagaagtacgtgcatgatccatctcatgtactacccgtggaaccagagtacctagaagctgatatgacctacacagaacagccagctgaaattttggaccggaaggtgaaaacccttcgcaaccgctccatttcctatgtaaaggtgcgatgggctgatcattcacttgaagaagcatcttgggaggtagaagaagaaatgcgagccaagtaccctcatctttttgatcaaccaggtacgcaatttcgaggacgaaatttttcagaagggggggtaatgtaataccccgcttcttaaacccggtctgatttcgcggttgaaccggtttaaccatgcaggaaccgagccagaggaaattagagcgggttccttatgggctatgatggcacgggcgaccttaaacaccggctggcccgacaagtccgagccagtgccagaagagacgggagtgcccaaaccgtgtacgtgcacctaccataaggctatgtacggataaaacaggtattatatccgtattttaaggtatatacgtatgctacatcgtatgcttggggtggggttcgcaccgaggtccgaacccggtcaaaatcccaagttttggctctcaggtgggtaggacaggtgggtgcacccacctgagtgacccatccaagtgcactattcacttaattaggaatagtatataaggctttatgattttcttttctttccatttattaccctcgtacgttggtgagaaaagtaaagaggagagagaaaagaaagggaagaagaaaggaagagaaggaagaggaagaaaagggggatttcagcggtgccgaagctcggtcttcccattccggtgttgggagagtgatcttcaactctagatatacagttggaggtaagaaaagttgggttttgtgagcattcaccatacccaagctttaaacccttgattcgagtatggtttcttgagatcttgtaaaacccctttgaaatgatgaatctaaggtttaatagatgatttatgtgttgatcttgaaggatttgaagagatattgacaaggtggaagaacattgtgggtttgaagtgattggagggtttgaagtcgttcttgagcaaagaaggtaagatggttttccctcacttgaatctaacctagatctaggttagaaccatcctataggaccttgagggtgtgaagaatgggtggggaaaagccccatttgattccccaaagaatggagaaaatggggaaaaaacagtgtcttttccgccaagaccggtgggtacaaccggtgggctcctacccgcctgtgggtacccacctgagaaggcagggggccttcgggcccaaccggcgggtaccaccgacgggtacaaccggcgggtacctacccgccggtcctagcaagggggtccctggcccaaccgggggggtaccaccggcgggtactactggcgggcccctacccgccggtcccaaccggtgggtaagaccggtgggtagacagcccacctgtctgacccacccgtgtggcccctaaggtgatccttatgtccgatcgaacccaaatcggacgtgtgaccttcttttgacgttctaaacacgattttgacatcggatttcattaattttgattctaaaatggtgaagtactaaccccgctcaattatgttaggttcaccaaatcctacccgattcgctccggatctcacccgtactgaacgggaatccttgtacgctacaggtaagtggggagaggacgtttggccttgtttcaaggcatttgtttggcattcatataactatatctaatctagtcatgtcatcatgaatatgctatatagattagtcattccacacattgatgtgcatatatgctatgtttacttttcaaatgccaattgaatgagatgtttatatgttgaatgtggacatcatggtgcataaNNNNNNNNNNNNNNNNNNNNNNNNNNNNNNNNNNNNNNNNNNNNNNNNNNNNNNNNNNNNNNNNNNNNNNNNNNNNNNNNNNNNNNNNNNNNNNNNNNNNNNNNNNNNNNNNNNNNNNNNNNNNNNNNNNNNNNNNNNNNNNNNNNNNNNNNNNNNNNNNNNNNNNNNNNNNNNNNNNNNNNNNNNNNNNNNNNNNNNNNNNNNNNNNNNNNNNNNNNNNNNNNNNNNNNNNNNNNNNNNNNNNNNNNNNNNNNNNNNNNNNNNNNNNNNNNNNNNNNNNNNNNNNNNNNNNNNNNNNNNNNNNNNNNNNNNNNNNNNNNNNNNNNNNNNNNNNNNNNNNNNNNNNNNNNNNNNNNNNNNNNNNNNNNNNNNNNNNNNNNNNNNNNNNNNNNNNNNNNNNNNNNNNNNNNNNNNNNNNNNNNNNNNNNNNNNNNNNNNNNNNNNNNNNNNNNNNNNNNNNNNNNNNNNNNNNNNNNNNNNNNNNNNNNNNNNNNNNNNNNNNNNNNNNNNNNNNNNNNNNNNNNNNNNNNNNNNNNNNNNNNNNNNNNNNNNNNNNNNNNNNNNNNNNNNNNNNNNNNNNNNNNNNNNNNNNNNNNNNNNNNNNNNNNNNNNNNNNNNNNNNNNNNNNNNNNNNNNNNNNNNNNNNNNNNNNNNNNNNNNNNNNNNNNNNNNNNNNNNNNNNNNNNNNNNNNNNNNNNNNNNNNNNNNNNNNNNNNNNNNNNNNNNNNNNNNNNNNNNNNNNNNNNNNNNNNNNNNNNNNNNNNNNNNNNNNNNNNNNNNNNNNNNNNNNNNNNNNNNNNNNNNNNNNNNNNNNNNNNNNNNNNNNNNNNNNNNNNNNNNNNNNNNNNNNNNNNNNNNNNNNNNNNNNNNNNNNNNNNNNNNNNNNNNNNNNNNNNNNNNNNNNNNNNNNNNNNNNNNNNNNNNNNNNNNNNNNNNNNNNNNNNNNNNNNNNNNNNNNNNNNNNNNNNNNNNNNNNNNNNNNNNNNNNNNNNNNNNNNNNNNNNNNNNNNNNNNNNNNNNNNNNNNNNNNNNNNNNNNNNNNNNNNNNNNNNNNNNNNNNNNNNNNNNNNNNNNNNNNNNNNNNNNNNNNNNNNNNNNNNNNNNNNNNNNNNNNNNNNNNNNNNNNNNNNNNNNNNNNNNNNNNNNNNNNNNNNNNNNNNNNNNNNNNNNNNNNNNNNNNNNNNNNNNNNNNNNNNNNNNNNNNNNNNNNNNNNNNNNNNNNNNNNNNNNNNNNNNNNNNNNNNNNNNNNNNNNNNNNNNATCAAGGATCTTGATTGTCTCagctttttccttggtattgaagccctatatcggtctgatggtgtcctcctctctcaacaccgatacagagttgaagatcactctcccagcaccggaatgggaaggctgagcttcggcgccgctgaaatcccctttttcttcctcttccttctcttccttccttcttccctttcttttctctctcctctttacttttctcaccaatgtacgggtgacataaatggaaaggaaataaaatcataaagccttatataccattcctaattaagtgaatagtgctcttggatgggtcactcaggtgggtgcacccacctgtcctacccacctgagagccaaaacttgggattttgaccgggttcggacctcggcgcgaaccccaccccaagcatacgatgtagcatacgtttataccttaaaatacggatataatacctgttttatccgtacatagccttatggtaggtgcacgtacacggtttgggcactcccgtctcttctggcactggctcagacttgtcgggccagccggtgtttaaggtcacccgtgccatcatagcccataaggaaccctctctaatttcctctggctcggttcctgcatggttaaaccggttcaaccgcgaaattagaccgggtttaagaagcggggtattacagtgTCCTTCTTTCAAACCCCACTAGGTATCACTTCATTGTCtgtgctctccaatacatcaccctcaccaggcctgatgtggcttattcagtGAATCGTACCTGCCAATTCATGCATGCCCCCTCTGAAGACCATTGGACACTAGTCAAACGGATTCTACGCTATCTCCAAGGTACCAAGGATCATGAGTTGTTCATCTCTAAATCTAGTTCCCTCTAATTACAAGCATTCTCCGATGCTGACTAGACTGATGACAGTGTGGATCGCAAATCTACAAGAGGCTATGCCCTATATATGGGTCCTAATCTGATCTTGTGGGCCTTTAAGAAGCAGAAGATAGTTGCAGGCTCCTCCACCGAGTCTGAGTACAAAGCATTGGCTGATGCTTGCGTcgaactcacttggcttcgCTCTCTCTTTTAGGAATTAGGCATCCCTGTTTTCATTAcacccattctttggtgtgacaacaCTGGGGCAACTTTCCTTTTGGTCAATCCGATCTTTCATGCTCGTACCAAGCAcgttgaaattgacttccacttcGTTTGTGATAAAGTCGCCTCCAAGGACCTTCAAGTGCAATTCATTTCAACACATGACCAGATAGccgatatccttaccaaagctctCAGCTCTACACGATTCTCCTTTCTACGGGACAAGCTACGGATTTGCCCTTTCAAATCttcaccttgagggggtgtatcagacAGTTAgcatcccactcgaactcaatctccagagtcatactcacactcaacaacctctcctctattgtaggcattttcagtaagcacaaactctagagaccgACTTGtagtccaagactacctcatgagacagcagagttggaataagactctcacatgtgataataaaattttaatccattactcacatatgttaacagagtcctaccctattactattagagtttgagtctcccacatgtgatcatagagtttgtctataactcaataactgtaatatctatataagagcaccattgtacactcattaaagttaatGCTAATACACTACTTCAACATACTACAAATGCAACGGAGTACATACAAAAACAAAGAGGTGCTACACTTGGAATTGTATTGCGAACAATCCCATACATAGATAGCCCTGCCAAGACCTTGCTAGTGGAAAAACTTTTAACTTAAATTATTAGCAATGGAGAAAATCAGCGCTTCCTTCCTTCTTGCTGCCTTTCTCCTTTGTCTCGTCTCGATGTTGGCCGCTGCGTCGACAATTGCACCGGAAGCTGCCCCAACGACGTCCGCAGCTGTGCCTCCATCACTAGGAGCTGGTGTTGCATTGCCCATTTCGGGTGCCATTTTCAGCTCTTCGCTCGTtttgtctctcttctttctcttgaagCACTAAATTAACTAAGGCCAGAGATGATACGATAAGGGTAATGGAGGGTCTTCCTCTTGTTCGTTTGTGTTGGATGGATTGAATATATACTACCCATTTAATTTCCTTCTATTTGATTACCTGTATATACATATTTATttaaccccctccccccacccaccgaaaatatatatatatatacacacatattTGCATGTAACGGTACTTTTATATACTTCCATAATCTGTATCAATcaaagtttttttatttatttatttgtgattGGTGTTTGTGTTCATGATCTGCTGGTCTCTAGTCTTCTTCTTTGTGCAATTACTTGATCGAGAGATCCttttaatgtcatttttttttagatatttatGGGTTTCAATTTCATCCCCAGCAGAATAATTAGTAATCTCTTATAATACAAGTAAAACATATATCATCTTTCCTCTTAATTAGATTATTAAATGAGATTTGGGTACAATTATTACAAATGCCAAGGGGTGCATATGAAAACAATCCCATACATACTAACTCCAAACCAAGACCTTGGTGGTGAAAGACTTACAAGTGGTTTTTATACAATTCCATGACCCATTGGTTAAAAGCACAACAAACTAATTTCAAACCAATAAACCCAGCCCCCTTTGCCAAGATTTCAAACTCTCTCTCTGTCCTTTCCTTTCCTCCAGGGTGTTGAGCCAACATAAATAAGTCTAGTCTGAACATGGCTTTTGCATCAACTGTGGTCTCTGGGGCTACAGGAAGAACCCTTTCAATCACAACCACTTTTCCATCCTTTGGTAATGCTTCATAGCAAATTTTCAACAACTTCAAACAATGATCATCACCCCAGTTGTGAAGTACCGCCTACATGTTAGATATTAAAAGAGCAAGGTGAAAGAAATcaatatctatatctatatatatatatatatatatagtaagaaGAGATCACTCATATGTAGTTGCTCATATATTAAACTTAGGCAAAAGGCTTTGTGCATAATCGTGCACCACGTGCATAGCCGCGGATGGAATTGAGGGGGATGTACTGTAGATGCTAATCTTCCATCCAATGGCTTTGTGCATGGTCATGTACCAGTTAAAATCCTTCCCCTTCTACTTAATAACAAAAAGTTTAGCCactcaagaaagaaaaattcaatctttgTAATCTAACCTTTAAAAAAATGACATCTCCTGTTGGAACATTTACAAACATGTCTCCACCGACATGCTGCACACCtacaattaaataataatatctATGCTTAATTAGATCAtacttgaaagaaaaaaaaaaaaatgagcaaaAGAACACTCATTGCTGGTCATGGCCCTATAAACATATATAgtaaagggagaaagaacgctaCTTGATAGTGTTGGGTATGCCTAGACATATGGGAAATGGAGTTGGGATGGACATCTTTTCACATTCTGGTTTCATTTTCACTATGTATCTAGACATAAGCAACATATCAGGTAGCTTTATTTTTACAATATAATAAAACAATGATTTAGGGAAGAGATAACAATACCAGGATAAGTTGGTGCATTTTGTATAACATGAGGCAAATCGAAGTTAATACCCTTGATGTTAGGATTCTTGGAAGTGATCAACTCAAGTGCAGCTCCGATCCCACCACCCACATCAACTACTACTTTGGCATTGTCAAAACCTTTGTATTTCTCAAGTATTTCCCTCATGGTTTTGATGGTTCCCCTTAGGATTGCTGTATTGAAAGACTCATTGAAACTTGGGTCAGTAGCAGCATATTCATACACAGAGACACCATTGGCTTTGTCAAATGGAGTTCCTCCTTCCAAAACTGCATCTTTCAAGTGATGCCTATATATAGTGAATCAAAGCAATTGACTTATACAGATATCATGAATTAGGCTTAGAACTTTGACTCAAATtttaagaaagaggaagaataagTTTAATACCAGCTCTGGAGGAAGACCTTGTGATTTAACATCTTCAAGAAACCAGCCATTGGTGCATCATGATTTGCCAGAAAAAAGGTGGAGACTGGTGCCAAGCCATAGAGCCTTTCAACACAGCCATCATGGTGTGTAAGAAGAGAGCAGGTGAGGAAGGAGTAGCTGGCTAGAAGCCTCATGATGCGATCAATCATCTCAGGTGCATCTGGGTTCTGTGTTTGGAGCTGGGATGCTATCACAGAAGATGAAAGCTGGGCATCTGGGCCAGCTCTAGCTATTATCTCTAGCAGATCCAGCTCTATAGCGGCTTTCAAAACCATAGGAAGGACTACAGAACCTGGAATTTCCATGGCCAAAACGCCAGCATCGTCGGCGTTGTAGTAAACGCTGGATTTTTTGACTTGATTCTCTGTGGAAGCAGCCATTGTTGGAGCTACTGGAAGTTCTCTGAAGGAAAAGGGTTCAGTTTAATTAAGTCTCTAGCTTGCTAGTTTTGTTACAATGAGTTGTAGCAGGTCTCTCGCACTGAGTCCGGATCAGGCACTAGGTAGGTATACTCACTTCAATACATCTGAACCGTTGATTAGATCCTTGTACGCTGGTAACCTGCCATGTGTCCTTTATAAACGGACAACCTCCTCATCCGGTTAAATCAAGtgagaaaaattacttttttatGTTTGCCAGTCGCTTTCGTGATTAGATTAATAAGCCATCTCATTATTATAATTCTAACCTAACAGTCCGTGACTCAAGTGAATTGAAGCCAGCTAATTGTCAAAAA is part of the Macadamia integrifolia cultivar HAES 741 chromosome 9, SCU_Mint_v3, whole genome shotgun sequence genome and encodes:
- the LOC122088518 gene encoding caffeic acid 3-O-methyltransferase-like isoform X2, producing the protein MAASTENQVKKSSVYYNADDAGVLAMEIPGSVVLPMVLKAAIELDLLEIIARAGPDAQLSSSVIASQLQTQNPDAPEMIDRIMRLLASYSFLTCSLLTHHDGCVERLYGLAPVSTFFLANHDAPMAGFLKMLNHKVFLQSWHHLKDAVLEGGTPFDKANGVSVYEYAATDPSFNESFNTAILRGTIKTMREILEKYKGFDNAKVVVDVGGGIGAALELITSKNPNIKGVQHVGGDMFVNVPTGDVIFLKAVLHNWGDDHCLKLLKICYEALPKDGKVVVIERVLPVAPETTVDAKAMFRLDLFMLAQHPGGKERTEREFEILAKGAGFIGLKLVCCAFNQWVMELYKNHL
- the LOC122088518 gene encoding caffeic acid 3-O-methyltransferase-like isoform X1; protein product: MAASTENQVKKSSVYYNADDAGVLAMEIPGSVVLPMVLKAAIELDLLEIIARAGPDAQLSSSVIASQLQTQNPDAPEMIDRIMRLLASYSFLTCSLLTHHDGCVERLYGLAPVSTFFLANHDAPMAGFLKMLNHKVFLQSWHHLKDAVLEGGTPFDKANGVSVYEYAATDPSFNESFNTAILRGTIKTMREILEKYKGFDNAKVVVDVGGGIGAALELITSKNPNIKGINFDLPHVIQNAPTYPGVQHVGGDMFVNVPTGDVIFLKAVLHNWGDDHCLKLLKICYEALPKDGKVVVIERVLPVAPETTVDAKAMFRLDLFMLAQHPGGKERTEREFEILAKGAGFIGLKLVCCAFNQWVMELYKNHL